The Meiothermus sp. region GGGCGGCCAGCTCTTCGGGGATGGGAAGCTGCGACTTGGCAGCAAGATTATATGCCACCAGCCCCCCCAGGTAGCTTTTGGAAGCCCCTGCGACCCCGGTTAGGAGGGCCCCCAGCGCTCCCCCGGTCATGGACTCGAGGGTCGCCAGGGTCGCTTGCCGCGCCTCCAGCATGCCAAGGGCCAGCGCCGGCAGGGTATCGCCGTTCTGGCCCCAGACGGCCTCCCCCAGGAGCGGGCGGATGCGCGCGGCTAGCGAATCTACCAAGGACGGCTCCCCCCGCACCACTACCGCTACCCCGTCCATCTTGGCATAGGTGCCCACCTCAACCGCCCCCTCGCGCCGGAAGAGGTCACCCAGCAACTCCACAATGCGCGACTCCCCCAGGCCAAAAGTCTTGAAGGTTACCTGTTTGTAGGGCTTTTGAGGCAGGTTCAGTCTGGGCAACACCTCGGCCCACATGGGGCGCCACTCGGCCGGCGGGCCGGGCAAGCAGACCAGGTCTTTATTGGCTTGGTGTACCCACCAACCCGGTGCAGTGCCTCTGGGGTTTTCGATCCAACGGGCCGAAGGGATTTTGAGGGCTTGCTTGCGGTTGACCTCGGGCATCTTCCAGCCCCTATCGGCAAAGAGTTGCTCGAGCCAGTCCAGCACCGCCGGATCAGGCTCCAATGCCTCTCCCAAAGCTGC contains the following coding sequences:
- a CDS encoding CinA family nicotinamide mononucleotide deamidase-related protein produces the protein MFLAEIIGVGDELLYGETVDTNTAEIAVSLQPYAVEVRRTLRVADNLEALAQEVREAWQKARLVVLSGGLGPTPDDITREAIAAALGEALEPDPAVLDWLEQLFADRGWKMPEVNRKQALKIPSARWIENPRGTAPGWWVHQANKDLVCLPGPPAEWRPMWAEVLPRLNLPQKPYKQVTFKTFGLGESRIVELLGDLFRREGAVEVGTYAKMDGVAVVVRGEPSLVDSLAARIRPLLGEAVWGQNGDTLPALALGMLEARQATLATLESMTGGALGALLTGVAGASKSYLGGLVAYNLAAKSQLPIPEELAARHGVVSAAFAEATASAAREMLHATYALSTTGVAGPEALEGQPVGTLYVGLAGPGGTQSRHYRLPGANREMLRQRAAHAALALLVSELRRAP